Genomic window ([Eubacterium] hominis):
GGCAAAGGACATGTTCTTCGCAAGGGAAAACATATCGCATTGATTGCAAGTGGACTGATGGTGCAGGAAGCATTAAAAGCAGCGGATATGCTGGAGGAAGAAGTCACAGTGATTGATATCGATTGTATCAAACCAATCGATCAGGAGCTGATTGTGGAAACTGCAAAAAATCATAATGTGATATATACCATAGAAGAACACAATGTCATGGCAGGTCTTGGTAGTGCTGTGGCGGAAGTATTGGCACCACTTGGATTATCCTGTAGACAAATCATGATTGGTATGCAAGACCAATTTGGGGAAAGTGGAACCCCACAAGAATTATTAAAAGCTTATGGATTAGATGCAGAAAGTATTGTGGAAAAAATTAAACAAACAAAATAACAGTCGAAGGACTGTTTTTTGTACTTACTTTTAGAAATTGAAAAATTCATTGTAAGAAATAATTCATTCATGTTACAATATGCTATATAAAGAAATCAATAAAGGGGATGTAACGTATGAAAATCACAATCAAAGATATTGCCAAAGAGGCAAATGTCAGTGTTACCACGGTATCCCTTGTCTTAAACCATAAACCATGTCGTGTAGCACAGGAAACAAGAGATAATATCATGGCGATAGCGAAAAAACATCATTATCGTGTTAATCAGTCCGCTAGAAGTCTGGTCACTAAAGAATCCAAGCTGCTAGGTCTAATTATTCCTGATATTGAAAACATATTCTTTTCTTCCTTATCAAAAAACATTGAAGAATACTGCCGTAAAAAAGGTTATGCCTTAATGATCATGAATACTAATGATAAAGCTTCTGATGATCTAATGTTGTTAGACTTGCTCGTATCACGTGGTGTAGATGGCTTATTTATCACCGTCAGTAATGAATCCTTTGAAGATGCAAAACAGATGCAGGAGGCATTAAAAAATTTAACGATACCTTATGTGATGATAGATCGTTTCTATCCAGAAATAAATAGTAATCGGGTATATTTCGATAATGAAAAAGGTGTTTTTCTTGCCATACAGCACTTTGTAGAACGTGGGCATACCAAAATTGCCTGTATTGGTGGTCCGGAAAGCAGTAAAAACGGCTCTTCTAGAACTATCGGTTATAAAAAAGCTATGCAGTACTTCCATTTGC
Coding sequences:
- a CDS encoding LacI family DNA-binding transcriptional regulator; amino-acid sequence: MKITIKDIAKEANVSVTTVSLVLNHKPCRVAQETRDNIMAIAKKHHYRVNQSARSLVTKESKLLGLIIPDIENIFFSSLSKNIEEYCRKKGYALMIMNTNDKASDDLMLLDLLVSRGVDGLFITVSNESFEDAKQMQEALKNLTIPYVMIDRFYPEINSNRVYFDNEKGVFLAIQHFVERGHTKIACIGGPESSKNGSSRTIGYKKAMQYFHLPIKPEYIEIGDYRYHSGYEAGQKLIQTDAEAIFVSNDMMTLGLIKCLSEHQLRIPEDYSIISYDNLLYPYMQGSEITSVDQNVKKLAIESCKVLLSHIENEDLPCEDVRLEPHLIIKDSVQFKK